The Caulobacter sp. 73W region CGGACAGGATGATCGGCAGCTCCACGCCTCGCTGGCGCGCTCGGGCCCGCACCCGCATCCAGCCCGAGGCGAAGGCCGCCACCGGATCGGGAAAGCGCCGCGACCAGCGATCCTGCAGGGTCGAGGGCGGGGCGATGATGATCTGGCCCGCGAAGTCACCCTTGGCGGCGTCGGTCGTGGCGGGGGCGAGGGAGCCGAGGTCCACGCCCTGCGCCTGGTACAGGGCGCACAGCCGCTCCAGCGCCCCATGGATATAGATGGTCCGGTCCCAGCCCGCCTCGCGCAGCAGGGCGATGATCCGTTGCGCCTTGCCCAGGGCGTAGGCCCCGACCAGATGGGCCCGTTCCGGAAACTGCTTGACCGATTTCAGCAGCTTGGCGATCTCTTCGCTATCGGGCGGGTGGCGGAAGATCGGCAGGCCGAAGGTGGCCTCGCTGATGAACACGTCGCAGGGCACCGGCTCGAACGCGGCGCAGGTGGGGTCGCGGCGGCGCTTGTAGTCGCCGCTGACCACCATGGTCAGCCCCTTCCAGCGGATCACCGCCTGGGCCGAACCCAGGACGTGGCCGGCCGGGATCAGGGTGATCTCCACCCCGTTGCGGGTGATGGTCTGGC contains the following coding sequences:
- a CDS encoding ligase-associated DNA damage response exonuclease, which codes for MQTVLKPESLLCPKPDGLYCPPGDFYIDPVRPVDRAVITHGHADHARSGHNVVAATPQTLAIMGERYGRDFAQTVEPIAYGQTITRNGVEITLIPAGHVLGSAQAVIRWKGLTMVVSGDYKRRRDPTCAAFEPVPCDVFISEATFGLPIFRHPPDSEEIAKLLKSVKQFPERAHLVGAYALGKAQRIIALLREAGWDRTIYIHGALERLCALYQAQGVDLGSLAPATTDAAKGDFAGQIIIAPPSTLQDRWSRRFPDPVAAFASGWMRVRARARQRGVELPIILSDHADWDELTATISELSPGEVWITHGREEALLRWCELQGIKARALALVGYEDDEDDG